The window ACGTTCACGTTGACGCTGACGGGGCTGTCCGCGCTGGGCGGCCTGATCTTCGGCACGCTGATCGCGCTGATGCGATTGTCGGGCTTGAAATTGCTCGGGTGGATCGCCGGCCTCTATGTCGACCTGATGCGCTCGCTGCCTTTGGTGCTCGTGATCTTCTGGTTCTATTTCCTGGTGCCGTATATCGGGCAGTGGCTGACAGGATCGTCACGGCCTGTCCGCGTCGGCGCATTCGCGTCTTCGCTCGTCACTTTCATCCTGTTCGAGGCGGCGTATTTCTCCGAAATCATGCGCGCCGGCATCCAGTCGATCTCGCGGGGACAGCCCGCCGCGGCGCAGGCGCTCGGGCTGACCTACAGCCAGACCATGCGCTACGTCGTGCTGCCGCAGGCGTTCCGCAACATGCTGCCGGTGCTGTTGACCCAGACCATCGTGCTGTTCCAGGACACCTCGCTGGTCTATGTGCTGTCGATCCCGGATTTCCTCGGCGCCGCCAGCAAGGTGGCGCAGCGCGACGGGCGGTTGGTCGAGATGTATCTGTTCGCGGCCATCGTCTATTTCATCATTTCCTGTTTCGCGTCCTTTGGCGTCCGCCGCCTGCAGTCGCGCATCGCCTTCGTGCATTAGTGAGATCCATATGATCGAGATCAATCACGTCGACAAATGGTACGGGCCGAGCTTTCAGGCGCTGAAGGATTGCACCACCAGCGTCGCCAAGGGCGAAGTGGTCGTGGTGTGCGGTCCCTCAGGCTCGGGAAAGTCCACGCTGATAAAATGCGTCAATGCGCTGGAGCCGTTCCAGAGCGGGGAGATCATCCTCGACGGCATCAAGGTCAACGATCCCAGAACAAACCTGCCGAAACTGCGCGCCCGCGTCGGCATGGTGTTCCAGCATTTTGAACTGTTTCCGCACTTAAGGATCATCGACAACCTATGTCTTGCGCAGGAAAAAGTGCTGGGGCGCTCGCATGACGAGGCGCTCGCAAAGGGCTCAAAACTGCTCGACCGCGTCGGGCTGAAGGACCACGCGCGCAAATACCCGGCCGAATTATCCGGTGGCCAGCAGCAGCGCGTCGCGATTGCCCGCGCGCTCGCCATGGACCCGATCGCGATGCTGTTCGACGAACCGACCTCGGCGCTCGATCCGGAAATGATCTCCGAAGTGTTGGACGTGATGGTCGATCTCGCCCGCGAGGGCATGACCATGATGGTCGTCACCCATGAAATGGGCTTTGCCAGCAAGGTCGCGCATCGCGTGATCTTCATGGACCAGGGCGAAATCGTCGAGGACGCGCTGAAGACCGATTTCTTCGGCAGCCCGAGGAGCGACCGCGCGCAGAAGTTTCTGTCGAAGATTCTGTCGCATTGAAAGACTGCGGCGTGCGTCGTCTCCTTTCGTCATTCCGGGATGGTCCAAAGGACCAGACCTCAGATGTGCAATTGCACATCGGGGAATCTCGAGATTCCGGGTTCATGCTTCGCATGCCCCGGAATGACGGCATGAGGGTTTATCGGCATTAACAATTTGCGTATACCGTTCCGCAACCACCGCTTCGCTTCCCCCACAGGAGAAATCGCTTGGACCAGATCGCCTACGTCAACGGGTCGTTCGTGCCGCTTAGTGAGGCAAAAGTCTCGATACTGGATCGCGGCTTTCTGTTTGCCGACGGCATTTACGAGGTCGCCGCCGTGCTCGATGGCAAGCTGATCGACAACGCCTCGCATCTGGCGCGGCTGGAACGTTCGGTCGGCGAGATATCGCTGGCTTTGCCCGAGACGACTGAGCGGATTCAGGAAATCCAGAAGGAGCTGATCGCGCGCAACAAGATCGTCAACGGCATGGTCTATCTCGAGGTGACGCGCGGCGCCGACACGGGGCGGGATTTTGCGTTTCCCAAGGCCGTCAAACCGACGCTGATCATGTTCACGTCGGTAAAAGACATCGTCAACGCGGCGTCCGCCAAGACCGGCATCGGCGTGATCACCGTGCCCGATCTCCGCTGGGAGCGGCGCGATATCAAGAGCGTGGCGCTGCTCGCGCAGGTCTTGGCAAAACAGGCGGCGGCCGAAGCCGGCGCCGGCGAAGCCTGGATGATCGAGGACGGCAAGGTGACCGAAGGCGGCTCGTCGTCGGCCTTCATCCTGACGCAGGACGACGTGCTGGTGACGCGGCAGAATTCATCGGCGATCCTGCCGGGCTGCACGCGCAAGGCCGTGGTCGCGCTCGCCGAAGAGCGGCAGCTCCGGGTCGAGGAGCGACCGTTCACGGTCGAAGAAGCGCTCGCGGCCAAGGAAGCCTTCATCACCAGCGCCACCGTGTTCGTGCAGGCGGTGGTGTCGATCGACGGCAAGCAAGTTGCCAACGGCAAGCCCGGTCCGATGACCAACCGCTTGCGCGAAATCTATGTCGATTTCGCCCGCGCCACCGCGGTGTAGTTTTGTGCGGCGTGCTGCCGACGAACGCATCACGTCGCAGCTCGCGGTCCCGTCGCATAGCGCGGTCGGAGGTTACCCCAGGATCATCCTGGCGGGCCAATCATCGTGCTTGGTATCGCCACCGGTCCAACGTGGCGCGCCGCTCTCGTGCGCTTTTTGCTCACAGGAAAGACAGTGAGCATTATGGTGCTCGGTCTGCTTCGCGAGTGCAGGTGAACCGGTCAATATAACGGTCGAAAGCACAAGCAATTTGGCCATTGTTTTGAGGTGCATCATGACAGAACTCCTTTTCGGCTTCACGACGATCAAGGATGACCGTGTGTACTT is drawn from Bradyrhizobium lablabi and contains these coding sequences:
- a CDS encoding D-amino-acid transaminase, coding for MDQIAYVNGSFVPLSEAKVSILDRGFLFADGIYEVAAVLDGKLIDNASHLARLERSVGEISLALPETTERIQEIQKELIARNKIVNGMVYLEVTRGADTGRDFAFPKAVKPTLIMFTSVKDIVNAASAKTGIGVITVPDLRWERRDIKSVALLAQVLAKQAAAEAGAGEAWMIEDGKVTEGGSSSAFILTQDDVLVTRQNSSAILPGCTRKAVVALAEERQLRVEERPFTVEEALAAKEAFITSATVFVQAVVSIDGKQVANGKPGPMTNRLREIYVDFARATAV
- a CDS encoding amino acid ABC transporter ATP-binding protein, with amino-acid sequence MIEINHVDKWYGPSFQALKDCTTSVAKGEVVVVCGPSGSGKSTLIKCVNALEPFQSGEIILDGIKVNDPRTNLPKLRARVGMVFQHFELFPHLRIIDNLCLAQEKVLGRSHDEALAKGSKLLDRVGLKDHARKYPAELSGGQQQRVAIARALAMDPIAMLFDEPTSALDPEMISEVLDVMVDLAREGMTMMVVTHEMGFASKVAHRVIFMDQGEIVEDALKTDFFGSPRSDRAQKFLSKILSH
- a CDS encoding amino acid ABC transporter permease; the encoded protein is MFANFDFDVIRRSLGYLFFDGMTFTLTLTGLSALGGLIFGTLIALMRLSGLKLLGWIAGLYVDLMRSLPLVLVIFWFYFLVPYIGQWLTGSSRPVRVGAFASSLVTFILFEAAYFSEIMRAGIQSISRGQPAAAQALGLTYSQTMRYVVLPQAFRNMLPVLLTQTIVLFQDTSLVYVLSIPDFLGAASKVAQRDGRLVEMYLFAAIVYFIISCFASFGVRRLQSRIAFVH